Proteins co-encoded in one Halorussus lipolyticus genomic window:
- a CDS encoding cytochrome c biogenesis CcdA family protein: protein MAASEFAGALAFAVSTGVTTFFAPCAFPLLPGYVGYYVEQGDDSSGLVSAGAAAVGALVALGAVAVLAFGVGQTVTSALPLLEPVVGVGLVAFGALTLTGRVPNLSVALPERPQSVLGFGAFGAVYALAAAGCVAPLFLGVVTQALAFSPARGVAVVAVYAGSVAAPLVGVTLLTSAGVETWRGLGRYSGALERGAAVVMILAGLGQLYLSIVVLDVL from the coding sequence ATGGCGGCCTCGGAGTTCGCCGGCGCGCTCGCGTTCGCCGTCAGTACCGGCGTGACGACGTTCTTCGCGCCCTGCGCCTTTCCGCTTCTGCCGGGCTACGTGGGCTACTACGTCGAGCAGGGCGACGATTCGTCGGGCCTCGTCTCGGCGGGCGCGGCCGCGGTCGGCGCGCTGGTCGCGCTGGGTGCCGTCGCCGTCCTCGCGTTCGGCGTCGGCCAGACCGTCACGTCCGCGCTCCCGCTCCTCGAACCCGTGGTTGGCGTTGGACTGGTGGCGTTCGGCGCGCTGACGCTGACCGGGCGCGTGCCGAACCTCTCGGTCGCGCTCCCCGAGCGCCCCCAGTCGGTCCTCGGCTTCGGCGCGTTCGGCGCAGTCTACGCCCTCGCCGCCGCGGGGTGCGTCGCCCCGCTGTTCCTCGGCGTCGTGACGCAGGCGCTGGCGTTCTCTCCGGCCCGAGGAGTCGCGGTCGTCGCCGTCTATGCCGGGAGCGTGGCCGCGCCGCTGGTCGGCGTAACCCTGCTGACCAGCGCGGGCGTCGAGACGTGGCGCGGCCTCGGGCGCTACTCCGGCGCGCTGGAGCGCGGGGCGGCGGTCGTGATGATTCTTGCCGGTCTGGGACAGCTCTACCTCTCTATCGTGGTTCTTGACGTTCTGTAA
- a CDS encoding DHH family phosphoesterase, whose protein sequence is MQLPAIPELRVREVVQAAETYGLSPELVGAAVLGTIALLASLWLVVRWLRRPMGAKLKRALAKRDEIAVLMHPNPDPDAMACAIGVAHLAGAVGTDATLQFAGQIRHQENRAFRTVLDLDLDKIDHVSELAADDVVLVDHNTPRGFEGAERLEPYAVVDHHPGNGTGEQFTDQRTDYGACATIIAEYLEDVGGTPVSPDDADEETDGLVVPAEIATGLLFGIQCDTKHLTSGCTASEFHAAAYLYEGIDEDLLDRIANPQVSAEVLEIKSQAISGRDVRGSFAVSDVGRISNADAIPQAADELLQLEGVTAVVVFGRRDDTVHLSGRSRDDRVHMGNALEFVAEDIPGASAGGHARMGGGQVPVEGAAYANGGEAAMWSQAELADDIFAALNGDV, encoded by the coding sequence ATGCAACTGCCGGCCATTCCGGAACTCCGGGTTCGGGAGGTCGTTCAGGCCGCCGAAACCTACGGTCTGAGTCCCGAACTCGTGGGTGCGGCCGTCCTCGGCACTATCGCGCTGTTGGCCTCGCTGTGGCTCGTCGTCCGATGGCTTCGCCGGCCGATGGGGGCGAAACTCAAGCGTGCGCTGGCCAAGCGCGACGAGATTGCGGTCCTGATGCACCCGAACCCGGACCCCGACGCGATGGCGTGTGCAATCGGCGTCGCGCATCTCGCCGGAGCGGTCGGCACCGACGCCACACTCCAGTTCGCGGGCCAAATCCGCCATCAGGAGAATCGCGCGTTTCGGACCGTCCTCGATTTGGACCTCGACAAAATCGACCACGTGAGCGAACTCGCGGCCGACGACGTAGTACTGGTAGACCACAACACCCCGAGAGGCTTCGAGGGGGCCGAGCGTCTCGAACCCTACGCGGTCGTGGACCACCACCCCGGCAACGGGACCGGCGAGCAGTTCACCGACCAGCGCACCGACTACGGGGCCTGCGCCACCATCATCGCCGAGTATCTGGAGGACGTGGGCGGTACCCCGGTCAGCCCCGACGACGCCGACGAGGAGACCGACGGACTGGTCGTCCCCGCGGAAATCGCCACGGGCCTGCTCTTTGGCATCCAGTGCGACACCAAGCACCTCACCAGCGGGTGTACCGCGTCGGAATTTCACGCCGCGGCCTACCTCTACGAGGGCATCGACGAGGACCTGCTGGACCGCATCGCCAACCCGCAGGTCAGCGCCGAAGTGCTGGAAATCAAGTCCCAAGCCATCTCGGGCCGGGACGTTCGCGGGTCGTTCGCAGTCAGCGACGTGGGCCGCATCAGCAACGCCGACGCCATCCCGCAGGCCGCCGACGAACTCCTCCAACTGGAGGGCGTCACCGCCGTCGTCGTCTTCGGTCGGCGCGACGATACAGTCCACCTCTCGGGGCGGTCCCGCGACGACCGGGTTCACATGGGCAACGCCCTCGAATTCGTGGCCGAGGACATCCCCGGTGCCAGCGCCGGCGGCCACGCTCGGATGGGCGGCGGACAGGTACCGGTGGAAGGCGCGGCCTACGCCAACGGCGGCGAGGCCGCGATGTGGTCCCAAGCCGAACTCGCCGACGATATTTTCGCGGCTCTGAACGGCGACGTGTAG
- a CDS encoding rubrerythrin family protein gives MDADTFRERVETAKATELDRLGSQQALVALTDAQLDRERVLRAVAQSEHVARETFAGWAEDEDDPDASEAFADLAERERDHYERVVAELDGEFEPTDAVDSMHDHLRGLDDAVARSAGLVGRSLASDKTQLQVVNFFVNEADERRADLFRDLRADTQDEADEGVRLLAETCEGDDDWERARDVAVETVQIAYEDYAETLDGMGLDPKPIC, from the coding sequence ATGGACGCCGACACCTTCCGCGAGCGCGTCGAGACGGCCAAGGCCACCGAACTCGACCGACTCGGTTCTCAACAGGCGCTCGTCGCGCTCACCGACGCGCAACTCGACCGCGAGAGGGTCCTCCGGGCGGTTGCCCAGAGCGAACACGTCGCCCGCGAGACGTTCGCCGGGTGGGCCGAGGACGAAGACGACCCCGACGCCAGCGAGGCCTTCGCGGACCTCGCCGAGCGAGAGCGCGACCACTACGAGCGCGTCGTGGCCGAGTTGGACGGCGAGTTCGAACCGACCGACGCGGTGGACTCGATGCACGACCACCTCCGAGGACTCGACGACGCCGTGGCGCGGTCGGCGGGCCTCGTCGGGCGCTCGCTGGCCAGCGACAAGACCCAACTGCAGGTGGTGAACTTCTTCGTCAACGAGGCCGACGAGCGCCGGGCGGACCTGTTCCGGGACCTGCGGGCCGACACGCAGGACGAGGCCGACGAAGGCGTGCGACTCTTGGCCGAGACCTGCGAGGGCGACGACGACTGGGAGCGAGCGCGGGACGTTGCGGTCGAAACCGTCCAAATCGCCTACGAGGACTACGCAGAGACGCTGGACGGGATGGGTCTCGACCCGAAGCCGATTTGCTGA
- a CDS encoding glycosyl transferase family 2, translating to MEYGQERIATLHDLTGRVPDAPTDRAGVVVPMTEREYAGLAAERVLSELESVAPAQVVVPLRAPPEKVGPFLDWLGGFDLPLSVVWCNGPGVTDLLADRGLNGEAGKGRDVWLALGVATADSEYVAVHDADAKTYESADVSRLLYPLAQGYEFSKGYYARVENNKLYGRLCRLFYEPLVRALADAHPDAAVLSYLGAFRYALAGEFGATSDLVRSLRVERHWGLEVGQLGEAFAHAGFEDTAQVDLGRYEHDHRAVSGPTGLSDMSRHVGRALLRAVESHGVAPEYDTLPDRYRRTAGQFIDQYAADAGFNGLDYERSEEREQVDVYAEAVRPPGEDRRLPAWRETNLSADEVLSASKRDVKAVRGQE from the coding sequence ATGGAGTACGGACAGGAGCGAATCGCCACGCTACACGACCTGACGGGCCGGGTTCCGGACGCGCCGACCGACCGCGCTGGAGTCGTCGTGCCGATGACCGAGCGCGAGTACGCCGGACTGGCCGCCGAGCGGGTCCTCTCGGAGTTGGAGTCGGTCGCGCCAGCGCAGGTGGTCGTCCCCCTTCGGGCACCACCCGAGAAGGTCGGGCCGTTTCTGGACTGGCTCGGGGGGTTCGACCTCCCGCTGTCGGTGGTGTGGTGCAACGGGCCGGGCGTCACCGACCTACTGGCCGACCGCGGCCTGAACGGCGAGGCCGGAAAGGGCCGGGACGTGTGGCTGGCGCTCGGAGTCGCCACCGCCGACAGCGAGTACGTCGCGGTCCACGACGCCGACGCCAAGACCTACGAATCTGCCGACGTGTCTCGACTGCTCTACCCCCTCGCGCAGGGCTACGAGTTCTCGAAGGGCTACTACGCCCGCGTCGAGAACAACAAGCTCTACGGTCGGCTCTGTCGCCTCTTTTACGAACCACTCGTGCGCGCGTTGGCCGACGCCCATCCCGACGCCGCGGTGCTTTCGTATCTGGGTGCCTTCCGGTACGCGCTGGCCGGGGAGTTCGGCGCGACCAGTGACCTCGTGCGCTCGCTCCGGGTCGAGCGCCACTGGGGACTGGAGGTCGGACAACTCGGCGAGGCCTTCGCCCACGCCGGGTTCGAGGACACCGCACAGGTCGATTTGGGCCGGTACGAACACGACCACCGGGCGGTGTCGGGACCGACCGGCCTCTCGGACATGAGCCGTCACGTCGGTCGGGCGCTCCTCCGGGCGGTCGAATCCCACGGCGTGGCCCCAGAGTACGACACCCTGCCCGACCGCTACCGCCGGACTGCGGGGCAGTTCATCGACCAGTACGCCGCCGACGCGGGATTCAACGGCCTCGACTACGAGCGAAGCGAGGAGCGCGAACAAGTCGATGTCTACGCCGAGGCGGTCCGCCCGCCGGGCGAGGACCGCCGACTGCCGGCGTGGCGCGAGACGAATTTGAGTGCTGACGAGGTGCTATCAGCGTCGAAGCGGGATGTCAAGGCGGTTCGCGGCCAAGAATAA
- a CDS encoding aldo/keto reductase, with the protein MATDDGTYEYKLEHGDDFGRTYFRRFDGLAISSIGVGTYLGDPTDAVDARYHDAITTALESGINVVDTASNYRCQRSERVVGQAIEEADVSRDAVFVATKGGFLPFDGERPENPGEYVKREFVDTGLVDRDELARGSHCIAPDFIDAQLDQSLENLGVEEIDLYYVHNPETQLHARSREEVYDQLEATFTRLEERADEGDISKYGVATWNALRVPDDHDQYLSLSEIVSRARKAAKSAENTATHLRAIQLPFNVFMADGFTQQSHEGPEGPQSALWFAHEAGMNVFTSASIAQGDLAAEIPEEVEDRLEGDTTVQRAINFARSAPGVTSSLVGMSRPEHVEENVEAGRFDPLGADAFDAVFE; encoded by the coding sequence ATGGCCACCGACGACGGAACCTACGAGTACAAACTCGAACACGGCGACGACTTCGGCCGGACCTACTTCCGCCGGTTCGACGGACTGGCGATTTCCTCTATCGGCGTCGGGACCTACCTCGGCGACCCGACCGACGCGGTGGACGCGCGGTACCACGACGCCATCACGACGGCCCTCGAAAGCGGTATCAACGTCGTGGACACTGCGAGCAACTACCGGTGCCAGCGGAGCGAGCGCGTCGTCGGGCAGGCAATCGAGGAGGCCGACGTGTCCCGAGACGCGGTATTCGTCGCCACGAAAGGCGGCTTTCTGCCCTTCGACGGCGAGCGCCCCGAAAACCCCGGCGAGTACGTCAAGCGCGAGTTCGTGGACACCGGCCTCGTGGACCGCGACGAGTTGGCGCGGGGAAGCCACTGCATCGCGCCCGACTTCATCGACGCCCAACTCGACCAGTCGCTGGAGAATCTGGGCGTCGAGGAAATCGACCTCTACTACGTCCACAACCCCGAGACGCAACTCCACGCTCGGTCCCGCGAGGAGGTCTACGACCAACTCGAAGCCACCTTCACCCGACTCGAAGAACGCGCTGACGAGGGCGACATCTCGAAGTACGGCGTAGCGACGTGGAACGCCCTCCGGGTGCCCGACGACCACGACCAGTATCTCTCGCTGTCGGAAATCGTCTCCCGCGCTCGGAAGGCCGCCAAGTCTGCGGAGAACACCGCGACCCACCTCCGGGCGATTCAACTGCCCTTCAACGTCTTCATGGCCGACGGGTTCACTCAGCAGTCCCACGAGGGGCCGGAGGGTCCCCAGAGCGCGCTCTGGTTCGCCCACGAGGCCGGGATGAACGTCTTCACCAGCGCCAGCATCGCGCAGGGCGACTTGGCCGCCGAGATTCCCGAGGAGGTCGAAGACCGACTGGAGGGCGACACCACGGTCCAGCGCGCCATCAACTTCGCTCGGAGCGCGCCCGGCGTGACCTCCTCGCTGGTGGGGATGAGTCGGCCCGAACACGTCGAGGAGAACGTCGAGGCCGGGCGATTCGACCCCCTCGGCGCGGACGCCTTCGACGCCGTGTTCGAGTGA
- a CDS encoding PGF-pre-PGF domain-containing protein, with the protein MSESKLSSVLLVGLFVFSLLAVGGAGTAAAGNSIDTSANAPLEDGGIYWHGQVLYNDTVANAGERLQLHNGSSDAVVRDVSAGNSGLFTVDTGDLRGKYYLQNESDQTVAQFQVVEQEIDFRYQNYYRVDNGTATHVLHLEINSNRGGGYALALESPTLNLTKRIDSAQVVNGTTYVSSADLPAEVNVSDLEDGTHRIDANVSDTPVQANKTVRPSNYTRVEFVRHPPTEELVSGNDYWQGHTLAYDHEPTDETLNVYTEEGAYANQVASNETGWYVFDSGDLEGGYYLENDTHQLATFLVRNHWVNTSFADATVTEGTGETNLSVTSNRTGYDLLLWAENLSRETLHEAVPSSTVTNEGDLVVQNLSDDTSLSVNYSAVPAGNYTLYLAGNDTAAKSTATLTVTADSSGGDDGNDDGGDDGGNGGSGSSGGGGGAGGAPPPAVQVEDVASGDDYRRAKVANARADNPASVSLSGLGTDRASFDRLRITPESEEAEPRFFVNASTLDDPGVAGPTEGETLAYLSVETTYIESSALASVRITFRVPAAGTDPEGVTLYHRANGTWEPLSTSLVDERGGDYVFRAEATGFSLFAVGETDVASIGSETETATKTPTSGPAELTATTTEESGNATTAATEETTQSSGPVGHDAASVLVPLVALFVALGHRTRN; encoded by the coding sequence ATGAGCGAGTCGAAGCTATCGTCGGTACTTCTCGTCGGTCTCTTCGTCTTCTCTCTCCTCGCAGTCGGCGGCGCAGGGACCGCGGCGGCGGGGAATTCTATCGACACGAGCGCCAACGCGCCGCTAGAGGACGGCGGAATCTACTGGCACGGACAGGTCCTCTATAACGACACGGTAGCCAACGCTGGCGAGCGATTACAACTTCACAATGGGTCCTCGGACGCTGTGGTTCGAGACGTTTCGGCGGGCAATTCGGGCCTGTTCACGGTCGATACCGGTGACCTCCGCGGCAAGTACTACCTCCAGAACGAGTCGGACCAGACGGTCGCGCAGTTTCAGGTCGTCGAACAAGAAATCGACTTCCGGTATCAGAACTACTACCGCGTCGATAACGGGACCGCGACGCACGTTCTGCACCTCGAAATAAACTCGAACCGAGGAGGCGGGTACGCCCTCGCACTCGAATCCCCGACGCTCAACCTCACGAAACGAATCGATAGCGCACAGGTCGTCAACGGGACGACCTACGTGTCGAGCGCCGACCTTCCGGCCGAAGTCAACGTCAGCGACCTCGAAGACGGCACGCACCGAATCGACGCGAACGTCTCCGACACGCCCGTTCAGGCCAACAAGACCGTCCGGCCATCGAACTACACCCGCGTCGAGTTCGTCCGGCACCCGCCGACCGAGGAACTCGTTTCGGGGAACGACTACTGGCAGGGGCACACGCTGGCCTACGACCACGAACCCACCGACGAGACGCTCAACGTCTACACCGAGGAGGGCGCCTACGCAAATCAGGTCGCCTCGAACGAGACCGGTTGGTACGTCTTCGATTCCGGCGACTTGGAGGGCGGCTACTACCTCGAAAACGACACCCACCAACTCGCCACCTTCCTCGTGCGGAACCACTGGGTGAACACCTCGTTCGCCGACGCAACCGTGACCGAAGGGACCGGCGAGACGAACCTCTCGGTCACGTCGAACCGGACCGGCTACGACCTGCTCCTCTGGGCCGAGAATCTGAGTCGGGAGACGCTACACGAGGCGGTTCCGTCCTCGACGGTCACGAACGAGGGGGACCTCGTGGTGCAGAACCTCTCGGACGACACGTCGCTTTCGGTCAACTACTCCGCCGTCCCGGCGGGGAACTACACCCTCTACCTCGCGGGCAACGACACCGCCGCGAAGAGTACCGCGACCCTGACCGTGACGGCGGACTCCTCGGGGGGCGACGACGGGAACGATGACGGCGGAGACGACGGTGGTAATGGCGGGTCGGGCAGTAGCGGCGGCGGAGGCGGTGCCGGTGGCGCACCCCCGCCAGCGGTACAGGTCGAGGACGTCGCGTCGGGCGACGACTACCGACGCGCGAAGGTGGCAAACGCCCGCGCCGACAACCCCGCCAGCGTCTCGCTGTCGGGTCTCGGCACCGACCGCGCGTCGTTCGACCGACTCCGAATCACGCCCGAAAGCGAGGAGGCCGAACCTCGCTTCTTCGTGAACGCCTCGACGCTGGACGACCCCGGCGTCGCCGGACCGACCGAGGGCGAGACGCTCGCGTACCTCTCGGTCGAAACGACGTACATCGAGAGTAGCGCCCTCGCGTCCGTCAGAATCACCTTCCGCGTTCCCGCGGCGGGAACCGACCCCGAGGGGGTGACGCTCTATCACCGGGCGAACGGGACGTGGGAACCGCTCTCGACGAGTCTCGTGGACGAGCGCGGCGGTGACTACGTGTTCCGGGCCGAGGCGACTGGCTTCTCGCTGTTCGCGGTCGGCGAGACTGACGTGGCGAGCATCGGGAGTGAGACCGAGACTGCGACGAAGACCCCGACCAGTGGTCCCGCGGAACTGACCGCGACGACAACCGAGGAGTCCGGCAATGCGACCACGGCGGCGACCGAGGAGACGACCCAATCGTCGGGACCGGTCGGCCACGACGCCGCCAGCGTGCTGGTTCCGCTGGTCGCGTTGTTCGTCGCGCTCGGCCACCGAACCCGGAACTGA
- the msrA gene encoding peptide-methionine (S)-S-oxide reductase MsrA, whose product MTATETATLGGGCFWCTEAAFKELDGVESVTSGYAGGDTEDPTYEEVCSGDTGHAEVVQVEYDTEKLSYEDVLKVFFTVHDPTQLNRQGPDVGTQYRSIVLYHDDDQKEIVQRFLRELDAEGAYDGDEIVTEVEPLEEFYEAEEYHQDYYEKNPNDQYCSIQAEPKVQKVREKFGEKVTQ is encoded by the coding sequence ATGACAGCGACCGAAACCGCCACCCTCGGCGGCGGGTGCTTCTGGTGTACCGAAGCGGCGTTCAAGGAACTCGACGGCGTGGAATCGGTCACGTCGGGCTACGCCGGCGGCGACACCGAGGACCCGACCTACGAGGAGGTCTGCTCGGGCGACACGGGCCACGCCGAAGTCGTGCAGGTCGAGTACGACACCGAGAAACTCAGCTACGAGGACGTGCTGAAGGTGTTCTTCACGGTCCACGACCCGACCCAGTTGAACCGACAGGGACCGGACGTGGGGACCCAGTATCGGTCCATCGTCCTCTACCACGACGACGACCAGAAGGAAATCGTCCAGCGATTCCTCCGGGAGTTGGACGCCGAAGGGGCCTACGACGGCGACGAAATCGTGACCGAGGTCGAACCGCTGGAGGAGTTCTACGAGGCCGAGGAGTACCATCAGGACTACTACGAGAAGAATCCCAACGACCAGTACTGCTCGATTCAGGCCGAACCGAAGGTCCAGAAGGTGCGCGAGAAGTTCGGCGAGAAGGTCACGCAGTAG
- a CDS encoding TlpA family protein disulfide reductase — MNRRRLLVALGGLGLTGTSAWVLGDGLGSDSSEALPMPVETFDAPGSVAGEMQVPAAGTVTVVDLFATWCSPCKEQMDALGAVRREYGDEVAMISVTNERLGGGLSKGDIRDWWRDNDGAWTLGHDPDSELMSALGAGGIPHIAVFDAEGEVAWAETGVTDAETLRKRVEEALA, encoded by the coding sequence ATGAATAGGCGCAGGCTCCTCGTCGCGCTCGGCGGCCTCGGCCTGACCGGGACCAGCGCGTGGGTCCTCGGCGACGGCCTCGGGTCGGACTCCTCGGAGGCGCTCCCGATGCCGGTCGAGACGTTCGACGCGCCGGGGTCGGTCGCGGGGGAGATGCAGGTTCCGGCCGCCGGGACCGTGACCGTCGTGGACCTCTTTGCGACGTGGTGCAGTCCGTGCAAGGAACAGATGGACGCGCTCGGCGCGGTCCGCCGCGAGTACGGCGACGAGGTGGCGATGATTTCGGTCACGAACGAGCGCCTCGGCGGCGGCCTCTCGAAGGGCGACATCCGCGACTGGTGGCGCGACAACGACGGCGCGTGGACGCTCGGCCACGACCCGGACAGCGAACTCATGTCGGCGCTCGGCGCGGGCGGTATCCCCCACATCGCCGTCTTCGACGCCGAAGGCGAGGTCGCGTGGGCCGAGACCGGCGTCACCGACGCCGAGACGCTCCGGAAACGGGTCGAGGAGGCGCTGGCGTAG
- a CDS encoding DUF7522 family protein, which translates to MNAQSVDIPADAPRPDLCEALRTELGERLRTIAVGRISDREYDIAYMRDDIAEEYTDEMREEIFDEVVLESIAEDKQQDLFPALGDLQHTIRVFEDGINLVAWCDDEAVFVGLDPDATLLGPAVAVCRRML; encoded by the coding sequence ATGAACGCTCAGTCTGTAGACATTCCCGCCGACGCTCCTCGGCCGGACCTCTGTGAGGCCCTCCGGACCGAACTCGGCGAGCGCCTCCGAACCATCGCGGTCGGCCGTATCTCCGACCGGGAGTACGACATCGCCTACATGCGAGACGACATCGCCGAGGAGTACACCGACGAGATGCGCGAGGAGATATTCGACGAGGTGGTCTTAGAGAGCATCGCCGAGGACAAACAACAGGACCTGTTTCCCGCGCTCGGGGACCTCCAGCACACGATTCGGGTGTTCGAGGACGGCATCAATCTGGTCGCGTGGTGCGACGACGAGGCCGTCTTCGTGGGGTTAGACCCCGACGCCACCCTGCTGGGTCCCGCCGTCGCGGTCTGTCGCCGGATGCTCTGA
- a CDS encoding HVO_0758 family zinc finger protein: MKSIRRGLWDGEVRKDTRGRFACGICRQSLTTDAETDETSPVRTCPDCGRAWKSRETPPWRTAGR, translated from the coding sequence ATGAAATCAATTCGTCGCGGCCTCTGGGACGGCGAAGTACGGAAGGACACCCGAGGCCGATTCGCGTGCGGTATCTGCCGCCAGTCGCTGACGACCGACGCGGAGACTGACGAAACGAGTCCCGTCAGAACGTGTCCGGACTGCGGCCGGGCGTGGAAATCGCGGGAGACTCCGCCGTGGCGGACCGCGGGCAGATAG
- a CDS encoding SCO family protein yields the protein MNRRDYLRTATAVGLAGSVAGCTGFLGSDGNPNVTLPRPDRENDVDSETLPYPAWGQRVPDVSLPAPLDDRTVELRSVGKPMVLTFFYSHCQTVCPVLVSAVRNVHTHSLNQGYADEVAFFPTTFDPERDDAERLRTYAEEMNVDVDAGNWQFLRPESKDRAKAVVQDEFGVAFERTHPDEMEKYMFTHSALTFLVNAEGYVERAYRSKSPDAKQIRSDLETVRS from the coding sequence ATGAACCGCCGCGACTATCTTCGGACCGCAACTGCGGTCGGCCTCGCGGGTAGCGTCGCCGGGTGTACCGGATTTCTCGGGTCGGACGGGAACCCGAACGTGACGCTCCCCCGACCCGACCGCGAGAACGACGTGGACAGCGAGACGCTCCCCTACCCGGCGTGGGGCCAGCGAGTGCCCGACGTGTCGCTCCCCGCACCGCTGGACGACCGGACGGTCGAACTCCGGAGCGTCGGCAAACCGATGGTGCTGACCTTCTTCTACAGCCATTGCCAGACGGTGTGTCCGGTCCTCGTCTCCGCCGTGCGGAACGTCCACACCCACTCGCTGAATCAGGGTTACGCCGACGAGGTGGCCTTCTTCCCGACGACGTTCGACCCCGAGCGCGACGACGCCGAGCGACTCCGGACCTACGCCGAGGAGATGAACGTGGACGTAGACGCCGGCAACTGGCAGTTCCTGCGGCCCGAGTCGAAAGACCGGGCGAAGGCCGTGGTCCAAGACGAGTTCGGCGTCGCCTTCGAGCGCACTCACCCCGACGAGATGGAGAAGTACATGTTCACCCACAGCGCGCTCACCTTCCTCGTGAACGCCGAGGGCTACGTCGAGCGCGCCTATCGCTCGAAGTCGCCGGACGCGAAACAGATACGGTCGGACCTCGAAACGGTTCGGTCATGA
- a CDS encoding MFS transporter encodes MSRGRVFASMCSVVFLVNLARIVFAPLLEPLSAAFALTESTAGLVATLAWLGSATPRIPTGYLLTRVDRHKVVLGTGAVLTGASAFMSVAGSVVHLGVGAFLMGVASGAYFIAANPLLTELYPERVGRTLGIHGTASQIAAVIAPMFVGAVLAVAPWRAVFTIIAVVAALATAVFYWTARRTQMPDAGTEDRDLLTAARRQWPIILSGIAILGATGFVWNGLFNFYVKYVTATKGIDAGTANTLLTVVFAAGVPAFWVTGRLADRVPHVPLMLSILAGFVACLFALTAAQGLAMLAVVTAILGYVVHSLFPALDTYLLDSLPDENRASAYSLYSGSMMIVQATGSVVVGALVDAGFDYNTVFRSFGGLLVAILAVLVLLWAGDKLPTGGRDPSVARGD; translated from the coding sequence GTGTCTCGTGGCCGGGTCTTCGCGTCGATGTGTTCGGTCGTCTTTCTGGTCAACCTCGCCCGTATCGTGTTCGCGCCCCTGCTGGAACCGCTTTCGGCCGCGTTCGCGCTCACCGAGTCCACGGCGGGCCTCGTCGCCACGCTGGCGTGGTTGGGGAGCGCCACGCCTCGGATTCCGACGGGCTACCTGCTGACGCGGGTGGACCGCCACAAGGTGGTCCTCGGGACCGGCGCGGTGCTGACCGGCGCGTCGGCGTTCATGTCGGTCGCCGGGTCGGTGGTCCACCTCGGCGTCGGCGCGTTCCTGATGGGCGTGGCCAGCGGCGCGTACTTCATCGCGGCCAACCCCCTGCTGACGGAACTCTACCCCGAGCGCGTCGGCCGGACGCTCGGGATTCACGGCACCGCGAGCCAAATCGCGGCCGTGATTGCGCCGATGTTCGTCGGCGCGGTGCTTGCGGTCGCGCCGTGGCGCGCGGTCTTCACCATCATCGCGGTCGTCGCCGCGCTTGCGACCGCCGTCTTCTACTGGACCGCGCGCCGAACCCAGATGCCCGACGCCGGAACCGAGGACCGCGACCTGCTCACCGCGGCCCGCAGGCAGTGGCCCATCATCCTGAGCGGCATCGCCATCCTCGGCGCGACCGGGTTCGTCTGGAACGGCCTGTTCAACTTCTACGTCAAGTACGTGACCGCGACGAAGGGCATCGACGCCGGGACCGCCAACACGCTCCTCACCGTCGTCTTCGCCGCCGGCGTGCCCGCGTTCTGGGTCACGGGCCGACTCGCCGACCGCGTGCCCCACGTCCCGCTGATGCTGTCGATTCTGGCCGGGTTCGTCGCCTGCCTGTTCGCGCTGACCGCGGCGCAGGGACTGGCGATGCTGGCGGTCGTGACCGCGATTCTGGGCTACGTCGTCCACAGTCTGTTCCCCGCGCTCGACACCTACCTGCTCGACTCGCTCCCCGACGAGAACCGCGCCAGCGCCTACTCGCTGTACAGCGGGTCGATGATGATAGTGCAGGCCACCGGGAGCGTCGTGGTCGGCGCGCTGGTGGACGCCGGATTCGACTACAACACGGTGTTCCGGTCGTTCGGCGGCCTGCTGGTGGCGATTCTGGCCGTGCTGGTGTTGCTGTGGGCGGGCGACAAACTGCCGACCGGCGGCCGGGACCCGAGCGTGGCCCGCGGCGATTAG